A part of Limnochordia bacterium genomic DNA contains:
- a CDS encoding peroxiredoxin, whose product MDMQKQCCPEEVVQRLPRLGAPAPEFEAVTTQGPVKLTDYRGSWLVLFSHPADFTPVCTTEFVGFTEIANELQELNCKLLGLSIDSLFSHIAWLRNIEEKMGVKVPFPVIADLSQEVSRKYGMVMEDLSDTEAARCVFVIDPDGIVQAMIYYPMSTGRNMAEIVRLVKALQTSAKHKVATPANWQPKDPVIVPPPRTQVDAEKRLNEGYDCKDWYLCKKTI is encoded by the coding sequence ATGGATATGCAAAAACAGTGTTGCCCGGAGGAAGTAGTTCAGCGCTTACCGAGATTAGGTGCACCAGCCCCGGAATTCGAGGCGGTGACTACCCAAGGGCCGGTAAAACTGACAGATTACCGAGGGAGTTGGCTTGTCTTGTTCTCCCACCCTGCTGATTTTACGCCCGTATGTACCACTGAGTTTGTTGGCTTTACTGAGATTGCCAATGAGCTACAGGAGCTAAACTGCAAACTGCTTGGTCTTAGCATTGATAGTCTGTTCTCCCATATTGCGTGGTTACGTAATATTGAAGAGAAAATGGGGGTGAAGGTTCCCTTCCCCGTGATTGCAGATCTTAGTCAAGAAGTCTCGCGGAAATACGGTATGGTTATGGAGGACCTATCGGATACAGAAGCGGCGCGGTGTGTGTTTGTGATTGATCCGGATGGCATTGTCCAGGCAATGATTTACTACCCGATGTCTACGGGAAGAAACATGGCCGAAATTGTACGGCTAGTAAAAGCATTGCAGACTTCTGCCAAACATAAGGTGGCTACCCCGGCTAATTGGCAACCAAAGGATCCAGTGATTGTACCTCCACCAAGGACCCAGGTTGATGCAGAGAAACGGTTGAACGAAGGGTATGACTGCAAAGACTGGTATCTGTGCAAGAAGACGATCTAG
- a CDS encoding KamA family radical SAM protein, with protein MEIWQSILRQSIQSADKLAEHLPIDTEEVARTIRTYPMRINAYYLSLIKEESDPIWRQAIPDSRELIDESGFEDPLMEERDSPVVNLTHRYPDRVLLLVSSECAMYCRFCTRKRKVGTNLRVTDETIRQGLEYIQGHREIRDVILSGGDPLLLSDDRLEEIIGRVRAIKHVEIIRIGSRVPCTLPQRITPALTRMLKKYHPLYVNVHFNHPRELTEEAKAALNRLADAGIPLGNQSVLLRGVNDRVDILRELFCKLLAVRVKPYYLYLADAVRGAGHFRTSLSCGTQIMREIQGAISGMAVPTFVVDTPGGGGKVPVGPNHVLSKGEEEFVLTNYRGQILKCPEP; from the coding sequence ATGGAAATTTGGCAATCAATTCTACGGCAGAGTATTCAAAGCGCAGACAAATTGGCGGAGCATCTGCCGATTGATACCGAAGAGGTAGCGCGTACTATTAGGACCTATCCGATGCGGATTAATGCCTATTACCTAAGTCTGATCAAGGAAGAGTCTGATCCAATCTGGCGACAAGCGATTCCTGATTCTAGGGAACTCATAGATGAATCGGGTTTTGAAGATCCCTTGATGGAGGAGCGGGATAGCCCGGTGGTTAATCTAACCCATCGCTACCCGGATCGGGTGCTGCTTCTAGTCAGTAGCGAATGTGCCATGTACTGCCGGTTTTGCACACGGAAACGTAAGGTGGGGACGAATCTACGAGTAACCGATGAGACGATCAGACAGGGCCTTGAATATATTCAAGGACATCGGGAGATACGGGATGTGATTCTATCCGGCGGAGATCCCTTGTTGCTAAGTGACGATCGACTAGAGGAGATTATAGGTAGGGTACGGGCCATCAAGCATGTGGAGATCATCCGGATTGGCAGTCGGGTGCCGTGTACCTTACCCCAACGGATAACCCCTGCTTTGACGAGGATGCTAAAGAAGTATCACCCATTGTATGTAAACGTTCACTTCAATCACCCCAGGGAATTAACCGAAGAGGCCAAGGCAGCCCTAAATAGGTTAGCCGATGCGGGTATCCCCTTAGGTAATCAATCGGTATTGCTTCGGGGAGTGAATGACCGGGTGGATATTCTAAGAGAGCTCTTCTGCAAGCTTTTAGCCGTGCGGGTTAAGCCCTATTACCTGTATTTAGCCGATGCGGTCCGCGGAGCCGGTCATTTCCGCACCAGTCTGTCTTGTGGGACCCAGATTATGCGGGAGATTCAAGGAGCTATATCTGGCATGGCGGTTCCGACCTTTGTGGTGGATACACCCGGAGGTGGGGGCAAGGTGCCCGTAGGCCCTAACCACGTTTTGTCCAAGGGAGAAGAAGAATTTGTGTTGACCAATTACCGTGGCCAGATTCTAAAATGCCCGGAGCCATAG
- a CDS encoding ATP-grasp domain-containing protein, with protein MKVAVTYNLKPEEGFIDGGDEPPDAYCECDDPATIEAVAAALAAEHEVVLVEANEECFARLRDCHPDFVFNMAEGLYGLSRESHLPAILEMLRIPYTGSAPLALAVSLDKGMCKAVLKDAGLPIPAGFLIENESQLPITAEYPMIVKPTMEGSSKGITNDSLVYTDEQLTQQVQRVLGMYHQPVLVEEFLPGREFTVALLGNGADVQVLPIVEILLGNLPKAANPIYSFEAKWVWDSAASPLEMFECPANISEALRMRIEEICKRAFHTLGCRDWCRIDVRLDAQGDPRILEVNPLPGILPNPEQNSCFPKAARAFGLSYDQLIRTVLRAALKRTGMSM; from the coding sequence ATGAAAGTAGCAGTTACCTATAATCTCAAACCGGAAGAAGGTTTCATCGATGGGGGTGATGAACCTCCGGATGCGTATTGTGAGTGCGATGATCCAGCTACTATTGAAGCTGTAGCCGCAGCATTAGCAGCTGAACATGAGGTAGTTTTGGTTGAAGCAAACGAGGAGTGTTTTGCACGTTTAAGAGATTGCCATCCTGATTTTGTTTTCAATATGGCCGAGGGCCTCTATGGCCTGAGCAGGGAAAGCCATCTGCCTGCCATACTAGAAATGTTGCGTATTCCTTATACCGGTTCGGCTCCGTTAGCCTTGGCCGTATCCTTAGATAAGGGTATGTGTAAAGCGGTGCTAAAGGATGCCGGCCTTCCGATACCCGCCGGATTCCTAATTGAAAACGAGTCACAATTGCCTATCACCGCGGAATATCCTATGATTGTCAAACCAACTATGGAGGGCTCTTCTAAGGGAATCACCAATGATTCCTTGGTATACACCGATGAACAGCTGACCCAGCAGGTGCAGCGTGTTCTAGGCATGTACCATCAGCCAGTCTTAGTGGAAGAGTTTCTTCCTGGTCGTGAGTTCACTGTGGCCTTACTTGGAAACGGTGCAGATGTGCAGGTGCTTCCCATAGTGGAGATTCTTTTGGGTAATCTACCGAAGGCTGCAAACCCAATATATTCCTTCGAAGCTAAGTGGGTGTGGGATTCGGCAGCATCGCCCTTGGAGATGTTTGAGTGTCCAGCTAACATCAGTGAAGCCCTGCGAATGCGCATCGAGGAGATCTGCAAGAGGGCCTTTCACACCTTAGGATGTCGAGATTGGTGTCGTATTGACGTGCGGTTAGACGCGCAGGGAGATCCAAGAATCCTAGAGGTCAATCCTTTACCTGGGATCTTGCCTAATCCAGAACAGAACTCCTGTTTCCCAAAGGCAGCCCGGGCCTTTGGCCTATCCTATGATCAGTTGATCCGTACGGTGTTGAGAGCCGCATTAAAACGTACAGGGATGTCTATGTAA